One Nitrosomonas sp. PY1 DNA window includes the following coding sequences:
- the purL gene encoding phosphoribosylformylglycinamidine synthase, whose protein sequence is MLQFRGEPAHSDFRLQKLLRQITSCNPSVTAIHSEYWYFCNLQSKLTSNEMIALGELLNVNLEQQHYQYPGEFFLVLPRLGTISPWSSKATDIAHHCGLRKVERIERGIAFHLQVTQVFSARDRHRLMRLLHDRMTESVFYTLADAELLFQQLTPKPLQIIDILSGGASAMYEADKALGLALSEDEMDYLLDYYRQIHRNPTDVELMMFAQANSEHCRHKIFNANWVIDGKPQDRSLFNMIRNTHRAHPQGTLVAYADNASVIEGGTIARFYPGNEQTYRYSHEKTHWLMKVETHNHPTAISPFPGAATGVGGEIRDEGATGRGAKPKAGLSGFSVSNLNIPDGLQPWEYDSLSKDNHAIYGKPNRISSALQIMLEGPIGSAAFNNEFGRPNLAGYFRTFEERVAGKMRGYHKPIMLAGGIGQISDHHVHKEKFAAGTLLVQLGGPGMLIGLGGGAASSMDTGSNTETLDFDSVQRGNPEMQRRAQEVIDRCWQLESADQKNPILFIHDVGAGGLSNAFPELVHDSGRGGRFDLRKVPSEETSMSPMQIWSNEAQERYVLAIKPESLALFHDICERERCPYAVIGEATLEEQLVVLDSESKMAPVNMPLSVLLGKPPKMLRDVVHQNEHLPAIDLSDISLREAVYRLLRLPTVGDKTFLITIGDRSVGGLTVRDQMVGPWQVPVADVAVTSQGFQTNLGEAFAIGERTPVALIDTKAAARMAVGEAITNIAAASIADIAQLKLSANWMAAAGHPGEDAGLYDAVYSIGMELCPQLGISIPVGKDSMSMKTAWQDIDQECGKVTHKEVIAPLSLIVSAFASVTDVRNTLTPQLRNDCGVTELILIDLGAGQNRLGGSALAQVFKQIGNNAPNIDGEIGTQRLKAFFAAIQRLNLENKVLAYHDRSDGGLFVTLCEMAFSGHVGITINLDQLCFDPHRSDLDGSELHPEQSGRHFQEKLLEVLFNEELGAVLQIRTEQRSEVMAILDDVGLRESSFIIGHVNAVDEIRLMRNNRSLLSEKRCDLHRIWSETTHRMQKLRDNPVCAQQEYDRILDAADSGLHVNLSFNAADDIAAPYIQTNVRPRMAVLREQGVNGHVEMAAAFDRAGFAAIDVHMSDILSGRISLKNYQGIVACGGFSYGDVLGAGEGWAKSILLDPRARDEFEAFFQRQDSFALGVCNGCQMMSHLRKMIPGAESWPRFKRNLSEQFEARFVMVEIQPTPSIFFDGMVGSRMPITVAHGEGRVEFAADASDNVANLVTLRFIDNQGRITENYPYNPNGSMQGITGLTTPDGRFNVLMPHPERVFRISQHSWYPDQSVQQEDGPWMRLFRNARKWIG, encoded by the coding sequence ATGCTTCAATTTCGTGGCGAGCCCGCACACTCTGATTTTCGTTTGCAGAAATTACTGCGGCAAATTACTTCATGTAATCCATCGGTAACAGCGATACACTCTGAGTATTGGTATTTTTGTAACTTGCAAAGCAAATTAACATCGAATGAAATGATCGCTTTGGGCGAGTTGTTAAATGTTAATCTTGAACAACAACATTATCAGTATCCTGGGGAATTCTTTCTCGTGTTGCCCCGTCTCGGTACCATCTCGCCATGGTCAAGTAAAGCTACGGATATCGCGCACCACTGCGGACTTAGGAAAGTTGAGCGTATCGAGCGTGGTATTGCATTTCACTTGCAAGTTACCCAAGTATTTTCTGCGCGGGATAGACATCGACTGATGCGCTTACTGCATGATCGCATGACTGAATCGGTATTTTATACATTGGCGGATGCCGAATTATTGTTTCAACAATTGACGCCGAAGCCGTTGCAGATTATTGACATTCTTTCTGGTGGCGCCAGTGCGATGTATGAAGCGGATAAAGCGTTGGGACTCGCTTTGTCGGAAGATGAAATGGATTATTTACTCGATTATTATCGGCAAATACATCGCAATCCCACCGATGTTGAGTTGATGATGTTTGCCCAAGCCAATTCCGAGCATTGTCGTCACAAGATTTTCAATGCGAATTGGGTAATTGATGGCAAGCCGCAGGATAGATCGCTTTTTAACATGATTCGTAATACACATCGGGCGCACCCGCAGGGTACTTTGGTTGCTTACGCGGATAATGCGAGTGTCATTGAGGGAGGTACGATTGCACGTTTTTATCCGGGAAATGAGCAAACATACCGGTATTCACATGAGAAAACGCACTGGTTGATGAAAGTAGAAACGCATAATCATCCAACTGCGATTTCGCCTTTTCCGGGTGCGGCAACCGGTGTGGGAGGTGAAATACGCGATGAGGGTGCAACCGGACGAGGCGCCAAACCGAAAGCTGGCTTGAGCGGATTTTCCGTATCCAATTTGAATATTCCGGATGGTTTGCAACCGTGGGAATATGATTCCTTGTCAAAAGACAATCATGCAATCTACGGTAAACCAAACCGCATTAGCTCGGCATTGCAAATCATGCTGGAAGGTCCGATCGGTAGCGCGGCATTTAATAATGAATTTGGCCGACCGAATCTGGCAGGTTATTTTCGTACTTTTGAGGAGCGTGTTGCCGGAAAAATGCGGGGTTATCATAAACCTATCATGTTGGCTGGTGGAATTGGGCAAATTTCCGATCACCATGTGCATAAAGAAAAATTTGCAGCAGGCACGTTGTTGGTTCAACTAGGCGGTCCTGGCATGTTGATAGGATTGGGAGGCGGTGCGGCTTCTAGCATGGATACGGGCAGTAATACCGAAACGTTGGATTTTGATTCAGTGCAGCGTGGTAATCCGGAAATGCAGAGACGTGCTCAAGAGGTGATCGATCGTTGCTGGCAGTTAGAAAGCGCCGATCAGAAGAATCCTATTTTATTTATTCACGATGTGGGAGCAGGAGGGCTTTCCAATGCCTTTCCTGAATTGGTACATGATTCCGGTCGAGGAGGGCGTTTTGATTTGCGAAAAGTGCCATCTGAGGAGACGAGCATGTCACCGATGCAGATCTGGAGTAATGAAGCCCAGGAACGTTATGTGCTGGCGATAAAACCTGAATCATTGGCTTTATTTCACGATATTTGCGAACGGGAGCGTTGCCCCTATGCAGTCATAGGTGAGGCGACCTTAGAAGAGCAGTTAGTAGTTCTTGATTCTGAATCTAAGATGGCTCCGGTCAATATGCCGCTATCCGTGTTATTGGGAAAGCCTCCTAAAATGCTGCGCGATGTGGTGCATCAAAACGAGCATTTGCCTGCGATAGATTTGTCAGATATAAGTTTGCGTGAAGCGGTTTATCGTCTATTACGGCTACCGACCGTGGGCGATAAAACCTTTCTCATTACGATTGGAGATCGTAGTGTTGGTGGTTTGACAGTGCGTGACCAAATGGTCGGACCCTGGCAGGTACCGGTAGCCGATGTGGCTGTTACCAGTCAAGGATTTCAGACGAATTTAGGAGAAGCGTTTGCGATCGGGGAACGCACACCGGTGGCCTTGATCGATACAAAAGCAGCGGCACGTATGGCAGTAGGTGAGGCAATTACGAATATTGCCGCGGCATCAATTGCGGACATTGCACAGCTCAAATTATCGGCTAATTGGATGGCGGCAGCGGGACATCCAGGTGAAGATGCCGGATTGTATGATGCGGTTTACAGTATCGGTATGGAGTTGTGTCCGCAGTTGGGGATCAGCATTCCAGTCGGTAAGGATTCCATGTCGATGAAAACTGCTTGGCAAGATATTGACCAGGAATGCGGTAAAGTGACACATAAAGAGGTTATCGCACCTTTGTCGTTGATTGTGTCGGCTTTTGCTAGCGTTACCGATGTACGTAATACACTGACACCACAATTGCGCAATGACTGTGGTGTAACCGAATTGATATTGATTGATTTGGGCGCAGGGCAAAATCGTTTGGGGGGTTCAGCATTAGCGCAAGTATTTAAACAAATCGGAAATAATGCTCCGAACATTGATGGTGAAATTGGCACACAGCGGCTTAAGGCATTTTTTGCAGCAATCCAACGCCTAAACCTTGAAAACAAAGTGCTGGCATATCATGATCGCTCCGATGGCGGATTGTTCGTAACACTTTGCGAAATGGCTTTTTCCGGACATGTTGGCATCACAATTAATCTCGATCAATTATGTTTTGATCCGCATCGCAGCGATTTGGATGGCTCTGAATTGCATCCTGAGCAATCGGGGAGGCATTTTCAGGAAAAACTGCTGGAGGTTTTATTCAATGAGGAACTGGGTGCGGTATTGCAAATTCGTACTGAGCAGCGGTCTGAAGTGATGGCTATCTTGGATGATGTTGGATTGCGCGAGAGTAGTTTTATCATTGGGCACGTGAACGCGGTCGATGAGATTCGATTGATGCGTAATAATCGGTCGTTGCTATCCGAAAAACGCTGTGATTTACACCGTATTTGGTCAGAAACAACGCATCGCATGCAGAAGCTACGCGATAACCCGGTATGTGCACAACAGGAATACGATCGTATTTTGGATGCTGCTGATTCTGGACTTCACGTTAATTTGTCATTTAATGCGGCGGATGATATTGCTGCACCGTATATTCAAACCAATGTTCGTCCACGCATGGCTGTTTTGCGCGAACAGGGCGTAAACGGCCATGTCGAAATGGCGGCTGCATTTGATCGTGCTGGGTTTGCGGCGATTGATGTGCATATGAGTGATATCTTGTCTGGGCGGATATCGCTTAAAAATTACCAAGGTATCGTGGCCTGTGGTGGGTTTTCTTACGGTGATGTATTGGGTGCAGGTGAGGGTTGGGCTAAATCCATTTTATTGGATCCGCGTGCACGTGATGAATTTGAAGCATTCTTTCAACGGCAAGATAGCTTTGCATTGGGTGTGTGTAATGGCTGTCAAATGATGAGTCATTTGCGGAAAATGATTCCCGGAGCCGAGAGCTGGCCACGCTTTAAACGTAACCTGTCAGAACAATTTGAAGCGCGCTTCGTTATGGTAGAAATTCAACCAACACCTTCCATTTTTTTCGATGGAATGGTGGGTAGCCGTATGCCGATTACTGTTGCGCATGGCGAAGGAAGGGTTGAATTTGCAGCCGATGCATCTGACAATGTGGCTAATCTTGTAACGCTGCGCTTTATTGATAATCAAGGCAGAATAACAGAGAACTACCCTTACAATCCTAATGGATCAATGCAAGGAATTACCGGTCTGACTACACCTGACGGGCGCTTCAATGTGCTGATGCCGCATCCGGAAAGAGTGTTCCGCATTTCGCAGCATTCCTGGTACCCCGACCAATCGGTTCAACAGGAAGATGGACCTTGGATGCGATTATTTCGCAATGCACGGAAGTGGATCGGCTAG
- a CDS encoding NAD(P)H-hydrate dehydratase, with protein MQNSAIYLTEQIRSIEHTVFALPHPPDLMMRAGYAVARITRKYFLKNITSAQILVLAGPGNNGGDAFVVARHLKDWGHAVTVVFTADTEPMPHDAKNALQAWQTAGGKTITSIPNETVYDVIIDGLFGIGLDQSQSRPIEGTYRQWIAAVNQMKCPVLSLDIPSGLGSDNGSIYGIAIQATITVTFIGLKPGLFTNSGRDCCGRVILETLHIHPDHFPEPHSWLLTESLIQSLLPPPRVANSHKGSYGSVAIIGGSDSMIGAPLLAGRAALHLGSGRVYVGMLAQSAPVVDFLQPELMLRTPADLFAVESLSCIIAGPGMGTSELALELLACAIDMPVPLILDADALNLIAQQHEIARKINQRKAPTLLTPHPAEAARLLNCTTVAIQNNRMQAALQLAQQFNCQIVLKGAGSICCLSDGQRYINITGNAGLSTAGTGDVLTGMIAAFSAQGLELGHALLLGVYLHGAAADDLLQENHGPVGMTASELPTRARKLLNHKIHQLGLGRTIHFNS; from the coding sequence ATGCAAAACAGTGCCATTTATCTTACTGAACAAATACGTAGCATTGAACACACAGTTTTCGCATTACCTCATCCACCAGACTTGATGATGCGCGCAGGATATGCAGTAGCGCGAATCACTCGAAAGTATTTCCTAAAAAACATAACGAGTGCTCAAATATTAGTATTAGCAGGACCCGGCAATAATGGCGGAGATGCTTTTGTCGTAGCGCGTCATCTAAAAGACTGGGGGCATGCAGTGACAGTTGTATTTACAGCAGATACAGAGCCCATGCCGCATGACGCAAAAAATGCTTTGCAAGCATGGCAAACCGCTGGAGGCAAAACGATCACGTCAATTCCCAATGAAACTGTGTATGACGTGATTATTGACGGATTATTCGGCATCGGATTGGATCAATCCCAATCGCGCCCGATCGAAGGCACTTACCGACAATGGATTGCAGCGGTCAACCAGATGAAATGCCCCGTCTTGTCATTGGATATTCCATCCGGATTAGGCAGCGATAACGGCAGCATTTACGGGATAGCGATACAAGCCACGATTACAGTGACTTTTATTGGCTTAAAGCCAGGGTTGTTCACGAACTCTGGCCGTGACTGTTGCGGGCGGGTGATCTTGGAAACATTGCATATTCACCCCGATCATTTTCCCGAGCCGCATAGTTGGTTACTAACTGAATCCTTAATACAATCTTTATTGCCACCACCCCGAGTGGCTAACAGTCATAAGGGGTCTTACGGCAGCGTTGCCATCATCGGTGGATCCGATAGCATGATAGGCGCGCCATTACTGGCCGGGCGCGCTGCTTTGCATTTAGGATCCGGTCGAGTATACGTTGGCATGCTTGCACAATCAGCACCTGTTGTAGACTTTTTGCAACCAGAACTGATGTTGCGCACACCTGCTGACTTATTCGCGGTTGAGTCCCTTAGCTGTATTATTGCCGGTCCAGGCATGGGTACTTCGGAACTTGCACTTGAGTTACTGGCGTGTGCGATCGACATGCCGGTACCGTTAATATTGGATGCCGATGCACTCAATCTCATAGCCCAGCAGCACGAAATCGCACGAAAAATCAATCAGCGTAAAGCACCGACTTTGCTAACACCCCACCCAGCCGAAGCAGCCCGCCTGCTTAATTGCACCACAGTTGCAATACAAAACAACCGCATGCAAGCAGCCTTACAGCTTGCGCAACAATTCAATTGCCAAATTGTATTAAAAGGCGCTGGCAGTATTTGTTGTTTATCCGATGGTCAACGTTATATCAACATCACAGGTAATGCCGGACTTAGTACCGCAGGCACAGGCGACGTGTTGACTGGCATGATTGCGGCCTTTTCTGCGCAAGGCTTGGAACTTGGACACGCATTGTTGCTGGGAGTCTATTTGCATGGCGCCGCCGCCGATGATTTATTGCAAGAAAATCACGGTCCGGTGGGCATGACTGCATCTGAGCTACCTACTCGTGCACGTAAACTTCTTAATCATAAAATACATCAGCTTGGCTTAGGAAGAACAATACATTTTAATTCCTAA
- a CDS encoding metal-dependent hydrolase — translation MPFTPLHMGAGVALKAVTRNSFSLVVFGGSQIAIDIQPLVVMLTNKGELHGFSHTILGATLIGLFCGLAGKPIGELFLRLIRKPGYLPIDWRVSFGSAFIGTYSHIFIDSIMHSDVTPLSPFSTASPLYGIISIETLHVLCLAGVFVGGLAYWAVEKKCKKT, via the coding sequence ATGCCATTCACGCCACTACACATGGGAGCAGGAGTAGCTTTAAAAGCAGTAACGAGAAACAGCTTTTCTCTGGTGGTATTTGGCGGATCGCAGATTGCTATAGATATTCAGCCTTTGGTTGTCATGCTGACGAACAAAGGCGAGTTGCATGGTTTTTCACACACAATTTTGGGCGCAACATTAATAGGCTTGTTTTGTGGGTTGGCAGGCAAGCCTATCGGCGAGTTATTTTTGCGGCTAATCCGTAAACCAGGCTATCTGCCTATTGATTGGCGTGTTTCATTTGGCAGCGCGTTCATTGGCACATATAGCCACATATTCATAGACAGTATCATGCATTCTGATGTCACGCCGCTGTCACCATTCAGTACAGCAAGCCCACTATATGGCATTATCAGTATTGAAACATTGCATGTTTTGTGCCTTGCTGGTGTTTTTGTAGGTGGCTTGGCTTATTGGGCAGTGGAGAAAAAATGCAAAAAAACATAA
- a CDS encoding BrnT family toxin: MIKFEWDATKADSNKKKHGVSFEEAQSVFYDEFAVQFFDEDNSTSEDRFLMLGFSHEARLLIVCHCEHDRSNTIRIISARKATKNESIFYRGIKS, from the coding sequence ATGATTAAATTCGAATGGGATGCGACCAAGGCGGATTCAAACAAGAAGAAACACGGCGTTTCCTTTGAAGAAGCACAATCTGTTTTCTACGATGAGTTCGCCGTGCAATTCTTCGATGAAGACAACTCCACATCGGAAGATAGATTCTTGATGCTTGGCTTTAGCCATGAAGCACGCCTCCTGATTGTCTGCCATTGCGAGCATGACCGAAGCAATACCATTCGAATCATTTCAGCACGGAAAGCCACAAAGAACGAAAGCATATTTTATCGAGGTATTAAGTCATGA
- a CDS encoding CopG family antitoxin, protein MKTEYDLSKMKSRKNPYAIKLKKSVTVRLSEDVIGYFKEMAEEKGIPYQSLINLYLRDCVSNHRKIDITWQ, encoded by the coding sequence ATGAAAACCGAATACGATCTATCAAAAATGAAATCCCGCAAAAATCCTTATGCGATCAAACTTAAAAAGTCTGTCACGGTGCGTTTAAGCGAAGATGTGATTGGTTATTTCAAAGAAATGGCTGAAGAAAAGGGCATTCCATACCAAAGCCTGATTAATCTCTATCTGCGTGACTGTGTTTCGAATCATAGAAAAATTGATATTACCTGGCAATAA